DNA sequence from the Bradyrhizobium sp. CIAT3101 genome:
GTGATGTCGCGCATGCTGGCGCTGAAGACGGATGCCGGCTCCGGCGCACTGGAGCAGATGGTGCTCGCCACCTATTGCAAGCCGCATTTCGCCAGCCACGTGCCGGCGCTGACGAAAACGCTGCGCACCAAGCTCGATACGCTGATGGAAGCCCTCAACGAGCAGTTCGGGACTGCGGCCGAGTTCGAGGCGCCCAAGGGCGGCATCTTCCTGTGGGTGAAGCTGCCCGACCAGGTCGATACGCTGAAACTCTATCAGGCTGCGCTTGCTGCGGGCGTCGCCATCAATCCCGGGCCGGAATGGTCGACCAACAAGGGCCACTCAGGCTCGCGGCTGCGGCTGTGTTTCGGGAGCCCTTCGCATCAGCAGATCCGCGAGGGCGTCGCGGTGCTGGCCGAGGTTTGCCGCAAGGAGTTCGGCGTGCCGGCCCGCAGCGCCAATGTGGAGAAGCGCGCTTGAGACTCGCCTAAACCACCCGGGGCTGGCTACCGTGGATCGCGGAAGCCAGCCGCAGCAACAGGACGATCGAGACATTGCCCTTGCCGGCCTCGATCTGGGCGATGTAGCGCTCGGAAATCCCGGAGCGGCGGGCGAGCTCCCGGCGCGACAACTCGCAACGCGCGCGCGAGGACCTCAGGCGTTCGCCCAGCTCGGCCAGAAACGCAGTCTCGGAGTAAGGCGGCAGCGCACGGCTTCCCGGCAGCACCTCGCCCGCGAAATCCATCACTTGATTCAGCATCGCTCTCACCACATTCGCCTTCGGGAGCGCCATCTTGCCCCCCGGCACGGACGGGCTCATTGACGCGGATCAAATTCGCGCGCGATTGACGGCCGGCGTGGACGACCGCGCGCGGGATGCTACACTTTGGAATCGTTCGAGGCGGGGCTTTTCGGGACATGACGTGTTGTTTGAGCCGCTGGATGACGGCGGCGGTGCTTTGGATTGTGTTGACGTCGCTGGCGCATGCGGAGACGCTCGCGGAAACGGTCGAGCAATGGGGCTTGCTCGGCTCATGGGCGGTCGATTGCGCTGTCAGTCCCGACCGCGACAAGGGCGCGCTGCTGACTTACGAAATCCGGAAGGACGGCCGGGTGATGTACCGGCGCAATTTCGGTGACGCCAAGGACGAGAACGAGGTGGTCTCCGCGACGGTCGACGCCGAAGGCGTGCTCAACCTGATGGTGTTCTTCCCATCACTGCGTCAGACGCGCGAATTTGGCGTGATACTTACCAAGGATGGCGGCCTGCGCGCGATCTACAATCGCGGCGAGCGTGGCGAGTACACGATCAGGGATGGCAAATACGTCAAGACCGGCGCGCCGACGCTTCCGCAGCAGCGCTGCGATTAACGATTTACGTTTGAGCATGATCTTTCCGGAAAACCGCTGCACACTTTGCGCTAACGCGGCCCTTCGGGTCGGGATCATGCTCTGATCCTGAATATCCATTCAGAATTCTCTTCCCGTTCCTCCGGAACGTTCGCACGCATGCGTCGTTCTCAATTGCATTACGTTGGAGGAGGACATCATGAAGAAACTTGGTTATGTCGTTGCTGCTCTGGGTGCGCTCGCGGTTGCGGCGCCGACGCTGGCAAGTGCTGAGACCGTCATCGTCAAGCACGGTCATCACGGCCCGTACGGCGCCCGCGCCGAATTCCGCGAGCATCGCGACAACGGCTGGCATCGTGGCTGGCACCATCACGACCGCGTCGTCGTGGTCAAGCGCAGTCATCGCCACTGGGACTAATGCGCAACGCGAACTGGAAATGGCCCCTCGCGGGGCCATTTCTTTTTCTTCCTTCTCCCCTTGCGGGAGAAGGTGGCATAGGCGGCCTCCGGCCGCCGTTCCTAAGAACGCCGAAGCAGAGCTTCGGCTATGGCGCCGGATGAGGGGTATCTATCGATACGGTTGGATGTGTGTAGGAGGATAGATACCCCTCACCCGTCTCGCCGCTTCGCGGCGAGCCACCCTCTCCCGCAAGGGGAGAGGGTGAAGAGCAACCTAATCCCAGGCCGGCGCGAAGCCGGGATTGACGCAACGCTTGTCCTTAGGGAGCGCGGCGATTTTCTTGCGGTCGGCGTCATCGAGCGTGATCTTCAACGCGTCCAGATTGGCCTGCTGGCTCTCGCGGCGGGATGCCTTCGGGATCGCGGCGACACCATCCTGGTCGAGCAGCCATTTCAGCGCCACTTGCGCGGCGCTCGCATTGTGCTTGGCGCCGATCTCGCCCAGCACCGGGTCTGTGGCGAAGCGGCCCTGCGCCAGCGGGCAATAGGCGACGAGCGGGATCGACTTCGCGTTGAGATAGGCC
Encoded proteins:
- a CDS encoding helix-turn-helix domain-containing protein, with amino-acid sequence MLNQVMDFAGEVLPGSRALPPYSETAFLAELGERLRSSRARCELSRRELARRSGISERYIAQIEAGKGNVSIVLLLRLASAIHGSQPRVV